In one Curtobacterium citreum genomic region, the following are encoded:
- a CDS encoding D-sedoheptulose-7-phosphate isomerase — translation MTIDQQTGTLDPGTERTSVRSVVDHIAASVPVIASLVDHQDHIAAWADDIAGRLVAGRRLLAAGNGGSAAEAQHLTSELTGRFDGDRPAYSAISLHAESSAVTAIGNDYGYDEVFARQVTAHARAGDVLVLLSTSGKSPNLLRAAAAARAVGARSIAMTGPGPNPLADAVDDAICIDGPSANVQEAQLVLVHALCRAMEPALRRGGRR, via the coding sequence ATGACCATCGACCAGCAGACCGGGACCCTCGACCCGGGCACCGAGCGCACGAGCGTCCGGTCCGTCGTCGACCACATCGCCGCATCCGTGCCGGTGATCGCGTCCCTCGTCGACCACCAGGACCACATCGCCGCGTGGGCGGACGACATCGCCGGGCGCCTGGTCGCCGGCCGCCGGCTCCTCGCCGCGGGCAACGGCGGGTCCGCGGCCGAGGCGCAGCACCTGACGTCGGAGCTCACCGGCCGCTTCGACGGCGACCGGCCCGCGTACTCCGCGATCTCGCTGCACGCCGAGAGCTCGGCCGTCACGGCCATCGGGAACGACTACGGCTACGACGAGGTCTTCGCCCGCCAGGTCACGGCGCACGCCCGGGCCGGGGACGTCCTCGTCCTCCTGAGCACGAGCGGCAAGAGCCCGAACCTGCTCCGTGCCGCGGCGGCCGCGCGGGCCGTCGGCGCCCGGTCGATCGCGATGACCGGTCCCGGACCGAACCCGCTCGCCGACGCGGTCGACGACGCGATCTGCATCGACGGGCCGTCCGCGAACGTGCAGGAGGCGCAGCTCGTCCTCGTGCACGCGCTGTGCCGGGCGATGGAGCCCGCCCTCCGTCGCGGGGGCCGACGGTGA
- a CDS encoding glycosyltransferase family 9 protein — protein MELIGNGGERFEDVREIAVLRGGGLGDLMFAVPALEALAAAYPEARITLLGSPLAPAVLRGRTDAVHAFEELPVAPGVRDGGEGAPDLEAFVARLHGRFDLAVQVHGGGRNSNPFLLRLGARHTVGTATEDAEVLERWVRYVYYQHEVLRGLEVASLAGAAPVTLDPRVRVTDDERAAVRAELGVAGRLVAVHPGATDPRRRWSPERFAAVVTARLDAGDDVVLVGDASDVPAAQAIRGAVPTALHDHLHDRTGTLPLSQLPAVLAAADVVVGDDSGPRHLAVAVGTPTVGVFWFGNVVNAGPFDRGRHRVHLSYVTRCPVCGIDVTQVGWTAERCAHDPSYVDEVTPDAVLADVADLLATTAHPVAVGP, from the coding sequence GTGGAACTGATCGGCAACGGTGGAGAACGCTTCGAGGACGTCCGGGAGATCGCGGTGCTCCGTGGTGGGGGACTCGGTGACCTGATGTTCGCGGTCCCCGCGCTCGAGGCCCTCGCCGCCGCGTACCCCGAGGCCCGCATCACGCTGCTCGGCTCACCGCTCGCACCGGCCGTGCTGCGCGGGAGGACGGACGCGGTGCACGCCTTCGAGGAGCTGCCGGTCGCGCCCGGGGTCCGTGACGGTGGTGAAGGTGCCCCGGACCTCGAGGCGTTCGTCGCCCGGCTCCACGGTCGCTTCGACCTCGCGGTGCAGGTGCACGGCGGCGGCCGGAACTCGAACCCGTTCCTGCTCCGGCTCGGCGCCCGCCACACCGTCGGCACCGCCACCGAGGACGCCGAGGTCCTGGAGCGCTGGGTCCGCTACGTCTACTACCAGCACGAGGTGCTCCGCGGGCTCGAGGTCGCCTCGCTCGCCGGAGCGGCACCGGTCACCCTCGACCCGCGCGTCCGCGTGACGGACGACGAGCGGGCCGCCGTCCGTGCAGAGCTCGGCGTCGCCGGACGGCTCGTCGCGGTGCACCCCGGCGCCACGGACCCCCGCCGTCGCTGGAGCCCGGAGCGCTTCGCCGCCGTCGTGACCGCCCGGCTCGACGCGGGCGACGACGTCGTGCTCGTCGGGGACGCGTCCGACGTCCCGGCCGCCCAGGCCATCCGCGGCGCGGTCCCCACCGCGCTGCACGACCACCTGCACGACCGCACGGGCACGCTGCCCCTGTCGCAGCTGCCCGCCGTGCTCGCCGCCGCCGACGTCGTGGTCGGCGACGACTCCGGCCCGAGGCACCTCGCGGTCGCCGTGGGCACCCCGACCGTGGGCGTGTTCTGGTTCGGCAACGTGGTGAACGCCGGCCCGTTCGACCGCGGTCGCCACCGCGTGCACCTGTCCTACGTCACGCGGTGCCCGGTGTGCGGCATCGACGTCACGCAGGTCGGCTGGACCGCGGAGCGCTGCGCGCACGACCCGTCCTACGTCGACGAGGTCACGCCCGACGCCGTCCTCGCGGACGTCGCCGACCTGCTGGCCACGACCGCCCACCCCGTGGCCGTCGGTCCCTGA
- a CDS encoding molybdopterin-dependent oxidoreductase: MATFTRGFGGRRDDRDDPRIPPGQTLVRDWPVLSAGATPDIEPADWSFSIRTETGLHTWTWDEAQALGVEDVTVDIHCVTHWTKLDMPWRGVPLDRFFADVETSLEYCMVHSFGGYTTNVPLDELLDGQSWIAFEADGEPLEPEHGGPARLLVPHLYFWKSAKWVRGIVMQSDDEPGFWENAGYNMHGDPWKEERYW, translated from the coding sequence ATGGCGACGTTCACCCGCGGCTTCGGCGGACGCCGGGACGACCGCGACGACCCCCGGATCCCGCCGGGGCAGACCCTCGTGCGGGACTGGCCCGTGCTGTCCGCCGGGGCGACGCCGGACATCGAGCCGGCCGACTGGAGCTTCTCGATCCGGACCGAGACCGGGCTGCACACGTGGACGTGGGACGAGGCGCAGGCGCTCGGCGTCGAGGACGTCACCGTCGACATCCACTGCGTGACGCACTGGACCAAGCTCGACATGCCGTGGCGCGGCGTCCCCCTCGACCGGTTCTTCGCCGACGTCGAGACCTCGCTCGAGTACTGCATGGTGCACAGCTTCGGCGGCTACACGACGAACGTGCCGCTCGACGAACTGCTCGACGGGCAGTCCTGGATCGCGTTCGAGGCGGACGGCGAGCCGCTCGAGCCGGAGCACGGCGGGCCCGCGCGGCTGCTCGTCCCGCACCTGTACTTCTGGAAGAGCGCGAAGTGGGTCCGCGGGATCGTCATGCAGTCCGACGACGAGCCCGGCTTCTGGGAGAACGCCGGCTACAACATGCACGGCGACCCCTGGAAGGAAGAGCGGTACTGGTGA
- a CDS encoding FAD-binding oxidoreductase, translating into MSGSAPVDGLEARPTPAPSAASRRRPAWHPATVAAVAQETPNARRIVLDVPTWPGNDPGQHLDLRLTAEDGYQASRSYSIASAGEGTRVVLAVDRVEGGEVSPFLVDAIEVGDGLDVHGPLGGWFVWRPGRSDRPVQLIAGGSGIVPLLPMVTAHAAADDPVPFRLLAATRTPEDDFFVEELDAALRSPAPLEVTHVYSRRAPEGSGMPVGRLTRDGLERAVFPPEVGALVYVCGSTPFVEQVLRWLGELGHDVSDVRAERFGGAG; encoded by the coding sequence GTGAGCGGGTCCGCACCGGTCGATGGCCTGGAGGCACGCCCCACCCCCGCCCCGTCCGCCGCGTCCCGCAGGCGGCCGGCCTGGCACCCGGCGACGGTCGCCGCCGTCGCGCAGGAGACGCCGAACGCGCGCCGCATCGTCCTCGACGTGCCGACCTGGCCCGGCAACGACCCCGGCCAGCACCTCGACCTGCGCCTGACCGCCGAGGACGGCTACCAGGCCTCCCGCTCGTACTCGATCGCCTCCGCCGGCGAGGGCACGCGGGTGGTCCTGGCCGTCGACCGCGTCGAGGGCGGCGAGGTCTCACCGTTCCTCGTCGACGCGATCGAGGTCGGCGACGGGCTCGACGTGCACGGTCCGCTCGGCGGCTGGTTCGTCTGGCGTCCAGGGCGCTCCGACCGGCCCGTCCAACTGATCGCCGGCGGATCGGGGATCGTGCCCCTGCTCCCGATGGTCACCGCGCACGCGGCCGCCGACGACCCGGTGCCCTTCCGGCTCCTCGCCGCGACGCGCACGCCCGAGGACGACTTCTTCGTCGAGGAGCTCGACGCCGCGCTGCGCTCCCCCGCGCCCCTCGAGGTCACGCACGTCTACAGCCGCCGTGCGCCCGAGGGGTCGGGGATGCCGGTCGGCCGCCTGACCCGCGACGGGCTCGAGCGTGCGGTGTTCCCGCCCGAGGTCGGCGCGCTCGTGTACGTGTGCGGGTCGACGCCGTTCGTCGAGCAGGTGCTGCGGTGGCTCGGGGAGCTCGGGCACGACGTGTCCGACGTGCGGGCCGAGCGCTTCGGCGGCGCGGGGTGA
- a CDS encoding PfkB family carbohydrate kinase has translation MVVGDTLLDVDVSGTSERLSPDAPVPVVDVRTDDRRAGGAGLVASMLVREGHDVTLVTVLGDDDRAAEVRALLPEVDVVAGPSGVATPVKTRVRVVDHALVRIDEGCATPPVPDTTAAMTAALEGADAIVVADYGRGVAASPDLRAALERVATTTPVVWDPHPKGAAPVPGTAVVTPNTAEARRFTDVPGDGVPFATDAAAALVETWGVDAVAVTMGDRGALVASRRRTAPDREAALDSRFVPAPSVTAGDPCGAGDRLAAGVAIALAEGADVTDAVAAGVLAASEYLAAGGVTALFADDGPAPVPVPGVDRDALRVVHEVRSAGGTVVATGGCFDLLHAGHARTLSAARALGDCLVVCLNSDDSVRALKGPERPIMSQEDRVELLLALDCVDAVVVFDEHTPDEALRRFRPDVWAKGGDYAASELPESATLAEWGGRVVTVPFHAGRSTTRLAAAIARVG, from the coding sequence GTGGTCGTCGGGGACACCCTGCTCGACGTCGACGTCTCCGGCACCAGCGAACGCCTGAGCCCCGACGCCCCCGTCCCCGTCGTCGACGTCCGCACCGACGACCGGCGCGCGGGCGGGGCCGGTCTCGTGGCCTCGATGCTCGTCCGCGAGGGCCACGACGTCACGCTCGTCACCGTCCTCGGCGACGACGACCGCGCCGCCGAGGTCCGCGCCCTGCTCCCCGAGGTCGACGTCGTCGCCGGCCCGTCCGGGGTCGCCACGCCCGTCAAGACCCGCGTCCGGGTCGTCGACCACGCCCTGGTCCGGATCGACGAGGGCTGTGCGACACCGCCCGTCCCGGACACCACGGCCGCGATGACCGCCGCGCTCGAGGGCGCCGACGCGATCGTGGTCGCCGACTACGGCCGCGGGGTCGCCGCCTCCCCCGACCTCCGCGCCGCGCTCGAGCGCGTCGCCACCACCACCCCGGTCGTGTGGGACCCGCACCCGAAGGGTGCTGCGCCCGTGCCCGGCACCGCGGTCGTGACACCGAACACCGCCGAGGCCCGGCGCTTCACCGACGTCCCCGGCGACGGCGTGCCGTTCGCCACCGACGCGGCGGCCGCCCTCGTCGAGACCTGGGGCGTCGACGCCGTCGCCGTGACCATGGGCGACCGGGGTGCCCTCGTCGCGAGCCGTCGTCGTACCGCGCCCGACCGCGAGGCGGCGCTCGACAGCCGGTTCGTCCCCGCTCCGTCCGTCACCGCCGGCGACCCCTGCGGCGCCGGTGACCGGCTCGCCGCGGGTGTGGCGATCGCCCTGGCCGAGGGCGCCGACGTCACCGACGCCGTCGCCGCGGGCGTGCTCGCCGCCTCGGAGTACCTGGCCGCCGGTGGCGTCACGGCACTCTTCGCGGACGACGGCCCCGCCCCGGTGCCCGTCCCCGGCGTGGACCGCGACGCCCTCCGGGTCGTGCACGAGGTCCGGAGCGCCGGCGGCACCGTCGTCGCCACCGGCGGGTGCTTCGACCTGCTGCACGCCGGGCACGCCCGGACGCTCTCCGCCGCGCGGGCGCTCGGCGACTGCCTGGTCGTCTGCCTGAACTCCGACGACTCGGTCCGGGCGCTCAAGGGCCCGGAGCGGCCGATCATGAGCCAGGAGGACCGCGTCGAGCTGCTCCTCGCCCTGGACTGCGTCGACGCCGTCGTCGTCTTCGACGAGCACACCCCGGACGAGGCGCTCCGGCGCTTCCGTCCGGACGTCTGGGCGAAGGGCGGCGACTACGCAGCGAGCGAGCTCCCGGAGTCGGCCACCCTGGCCGAGTGGGGCGGCCGCGTCGTGACGGTCCCGTTCCACGCGGGCCGCTCGACCACCCGGCTCGCCGCCGCCATCGCGCGCGTCGGCTGA
- the rfaE2 gene encoding D-glycero-beta-D-manno-heptose 1-phosphate adenylyltransferase encodes MTADVRLVRDLVATVDDREPLVVVIGDCILDRWTVGEAERVSREAPAPVVRVTGTVAVPGGAANTAVNARALGARVRMVGLVGDDESGRVLRDRLTAAGVDTTFLVEVPGGTTTTKSRVVGGDRVVVRVDEIAETPDAATGQRLADAVRRAVRCADAAVVCDYDLGVRAEDVVPVLDADRPAAVVVDAHDFRRWAALHPDLVTPNAGETAALLGHDLGTGSARVQTVVDARAEVLARSGARAAVVTLDRDGTVLLEPGSDQGFRTRATPASEQQASGAGDTFCAAATVALAVRAPARDAVTVAQAAADVVVREAGTSVCSAAALLESVTAPAATVVDHDDLATAVEAARAAGRRVVFTNGCFDVVHRGHTTYLRQARELGDLLVVALNDDDSVRRLKGPERPINPAEDRAGVLAALACVDLVTVFATDTPIPLIERLRPEVYVKGGDYSPEMLEETGVVRAYGGEVVMVDYVPEHSTTAVVRRIREAAAGNDTTPTTAAPTAPVEPDPAP; translated from the coding sequence GTGACCGCCGACGTCCGCCTCGTCCGCGACCTCGTCGCCACCGTCGACGACCGCGAACCCCTCGTCGTCGTGATCGGCGACTGCATCCTCGACCGCTGGACCGTCGGCGAGGCCGAACGGGTCTCCCGCGAGGCCCCCGCCCCTGTCGTCCGCGTCACCGGCACCGTCGCGGTGCCCGGCGGCGCCGCGAACACCGCCGTGAACGCCCGCGCCCTCGGCGCCCGCGTCCGCATGGTCGGGCTGGTCGGCGACGACGAGTCCGGTCGGGTCCTGCGTGACCGGCTGACCGCGGCCGGCGTCGACACGACCTTCCTCGTGGAGGTCCCCGGCGGCACCACGACCACGAAGTCGCGCGTCGTCGGCGGCGACCGCGTGGTGGTCCGTGTCGACGAGATCGCCGAGACCCCCGACGCCGCGACCGGGCAGCGTCTCGCCGACGCCGTCCGGCGGGCAGTCCGGTGCGCCGACGCCGCCGTGGTGTGCGACTACGACCTCGGCGTCCGTGCCGAGGACGTCGTCCCCGTGCTCGACGCCGACCGCCCCGCGGCCGTCGTCGTGGACGCACACGACTTCCGCCGCTGGGCCGCCCTGCACCCCGACCTCGTCACGCCGAACGCCGGCGAGACCGCCGCCCTGCTCGGCCACGACCTCGGCACCGGGTCCGCCCGGGTGCAGACCGTCGTCGACGCCCGCGCCGAGGTGCTCGCCCGCTCGGGCGCCCGCGCCGCCGTCGTCACGCTCGACAGGGACGGCACCGTCCTGCTCGAGCCCGGTTCCGACCAGGGCTTCCGGACCCGGGCGACCCCCGCGTCCGAGCAGCAGGCCTCCGGCGCCGGCGACACCTTCTGCGCGGCGGCGACCGTCGCGCTGGCGGTGCGTGCCCCCGCGCGCGACGCCGTCACGGTCGCGCAGGCCGCCGCGGACGTCGTGGTCCGCGAGGCCGGCACGTCGGTCTGCTCCGCCGCCGCGCTGCTCGAGTCGGTGACGGCTCCCGCGGCCACCGTCGTGGACCACGACGACCTCGCGACCGCCGTCGAGGCCGCCCGGGCCGCCGGTCGCCGCGTCGTCTTCACGAACGGTTGCTTCGACGTCGTGCACCGCGGACACACGACGTACCTGCGCCAGGCGCGGGAGCTCGGCGACCTGCTCGTCGTCGCGCTCAACGACGACGACTCCGTCCGTCGGCTGAAGGGCCCGGAGCGGCCGATCAACCCGGCCGAGGACCGCGCCGGCGTGCTCGCGGCGCTGGCGTGCGTCGACCTCGTGACGGTGTTCGCCACGGACACCCCGATCCCGCTCATCGAACGGCTCCGCCCCGAGGTCTACGTCAAGGGCGGCGACTACTCCCCCGAGATGCTCGAGGAGACCGGGGTGGTCCGCGCCTACGGCGGCGAGGTCGTCATGGTGGACTACGTGCCCGAGCACTCCACGACCGCGGTCGTCCGTCGCATCCGCGAGGCAGCGGCGGGGAACGACACCACCCCGACGACCGCAGCGCCCACCGCCCCCGTCGAGCCTGACCCGGCGCCGTGA
- a CDS encoding SIP domain-containing protein has protein sequence MSGHTGRADDADADAAAPADRVLLAGAADDLPEIRLLLDALPDTAYGQVVVEVAFAEQVRILPAPPRLSVTWLVRCERPSLLPSLVFADHGELLAEAVTAWASEWGVAGAEPRTAVWIGCADSPWVERARSIVQLGLADAGQQVQVESGS, from the coding sequence ATGAGCGGGCACACGGGGCGGGCGGACGACGCGGACGCGGACGCCGCGGCGCCGGCCGACCGGGTCCTGCTCGCGGGTGCCGCTGACGACCTGCCCGAGATCCGACTGCTGCTCGATGCGCTGCCCGACACCGCGTACGGCCAGGTCGTCGTCGAGGTGGCCTTCGCCGAGCAGGTCCGCATCCTGCCGGCACCGCCCCGGCTGAGCGTCACCTGGCTCGTCCGGTGCGAGCGCCCGTCGCTCCTGCCGTCGCTCGTGTTCGCCGACCACGGTGAACTCCTCGCCGAGGCCGTCACCGCGTGGGCGTCCGAGTGGGGCGTCGCGGGCGCCGAGCCTCGCACCGCCGTCTGGATCGGCTGCGCCGACAGCCCGTGGGTCGAGCGTGCGCGCTCGATCGTCCAGCTCGGGCTCGCCGACGCGGGTCAGCAGGTCCAGGTCGAGTCCGGCAGCTGA
- a CDS encoding aldehyde dehydrogenase family protein, translating to MTLAAPSPASTDAAAAAPSSAAAPDAASAADAAIVVTDPVSGSVASTTRRSTPDEVRDAVARARAAAPGWARTAPAERGAALHRAAAVLREHAQELADLNTRETGKVPGDALGGVEAGIGTLVQYAELGPVHRGEALRGQFGAADWSVPHPRGVVLALTPWNDPVAVACGILGAAVVTGNTVVHKGSERCPATITRLNELLAEALPDGVLVGVDGDAATGELLLEQDGIDVYAHVGSTATGDRLTAAAATTRAHVIRENGGNDAVVVDGDVDPVWAAAQVALGAFANTGQICTSVERVYVHRAVAEPFVAALVAEAERRTAAPAAEFGPLVDDRLRATVQEHVDDAVAHGAVVRTGGVTPDGAGTFYPATVLTDCTDEMLAMTEETFGPIAPVRVVEDFDEGLRLAAADRYGLAATVLTADTGHALRAAAELPVGTVKVNAVFGGAPGGSAEPRGASGAGFGYGPHLLDEMTTTTVVHLEPAPARVTWADATADAEATAGATADATGGATADAGAHTDGGAR from the coding sequence ATGACCCTCGCCGCTCCGTCCCCCGCGTCGACCGACGCCGCCGCTGCCGCTCCGTCCTCCGCTGCGGCTCCTGATGCGGCTTCCGCTGCGGACGCCGCGATCGTCGTCACCGACCCCGTCTCCGGTTCGGTCGCCAGCACCACCCGGCGGTCGACCCCGGACGAGGTCCGCGACGCCGTCGCCCGCGCCCGTGCCGCTGCGCCCGGCTGGGCCCGGACCGCGCCGGCCGAGCGGGGCGCCGCACTCCACCGTGCGGCCGCGGTCCTCCGCGAGCACGCACAGGAGCTCGCCGACCTGAACACCCGGGAGACCGGCAAGGTCCCCGGCGACGCGCTCGGCGGGGTCGAGGCGGGCATCGGCACGCTCGTGCAGTACGCCGAGCTCGGACCCGTCCACCGCGGTGAGGCCCTCCGCGGGCAGTTCGGTGCCGCCGACTGGTCGGTGCCGCACCCCCGGGGCGTCGTCCTCGCGCTGACGCCCTGGAACGACCCGGTCGCCGTGGCGTGCGGGATCCTCGGCGCCGCGGTCGTCACCGGCAACACCGTCGTGCACAAGGGCAGCGAGCGGTGCCCGGCGACCATCACGCGGCTCAACGAGCTCCTGGCGGAGGCGCTGCCGGACGGCGTGCTCGTCGGGGTCGACGGCGACGCGGCCACCGGAGAGCTGCTCCTCGAGCAGGACGGCATCGACGTCTACGCGCACGTCGGCTCGACCGCGACCGGGGACCGCCTGACGGCCGCCGCCGCGACGACCCGCGCGCACGTCATCCGCGAGAACGGCGGCAACGACGCCGTGGTGGTCGACGGTGACGTCGACCCGGTCTGGGCGGCCGCGCAGGTCGCCCTCGGCGCCTTCGCCAACACCGGGCAGATCTGCACGAGCGTCGAGCGGGTCTACGTGCACCGTGCCGTCGCCGAGCCGTTCGTCGCCGCGCTCGTCGCCGAGGCCGAGCGCCGTACCGCGGCACCGGCCGCCGAGTTCGGACCACTCGTCGACGACCGGCTGCGCGCCACCGTGCAGGAGCACGTCGACGACGCGGTCGCGCACGGCGCCGTCGTGCGGACCGGCGGGGTCACCCCTGACGGTGCAGGCACGTTCTACCCGGCGACGGTCCTGACCGACTGCACCGACGAGATGCTCGCGATGACCGAGGAGACCTTCGGCCCGATCGCCCCGGTCCGCGTCGTCGAGGACTTCGACGAGGGCCTCCGGCTCGCGGCCGCCGACCGCTACGGACTCGCAGCCACCGTGCTGACCGCGGACACCGGGCACGCCCTGCGCGCCGCGGCGGAGCTGCCGGTCGGGACCGTCAAGGTCAACGCGGTCTTCGGCGGTGCGCCTGGCGGCAGCGCCGAACCGCGCGGCGCGTCCGGTGCCGGGTTCGGGTACGGACCGCACCTGCTCGACGAGATGACGACCACCACGGTGGTGCACCTCGAGCCGGCGCCGGCGCGCGTGACGTGGGCCGACGCGACGGCCGACGCCGAAGCCACCGCCGGCGCGACGGCCGACGCCACCGGCGGCGCGACGGCAGACGCCGGCGCCCACACCGACGGTGGTGCCCGGTGA
- a CDS encoding glycosyltransferase: MTAARWSGAWARPSHDAPLDAEVDVLVPTVGRPAELATTLAGLAAQTDVAFRLVLSDQSAGQDAATAPAVAAMLRVLEAQGRPVTLLAHPERRGLAEHRQHLLDHATAPAVLYLDDDVWLEPGSVRRMLDALRSLGCGFVGSAVQGLSYLDDRRPHETAVYEPWDGPVVPEVVRRGTPAFDRLSLHNAANPTHVAADLDVEPGGWVPYRVAWVGACVLYDRAALEAVGGFGFWPVLPTEHAGEDVVAQWRVMERFGGAGILPSGAVHLESPTTVTDRRVDAPDVLFPEHADATH, from the coding sequence GTGACCGCGGCCCGCTGGTCGGGCGCGTGGGCCCGGCCGTCGCACGACGCCCCGCTCGACGCGGAGGTGGACGTCCTCGTCCCGACGGTCGGACGTCCCGCCGAGCTCGCCACGACCCTCGCCGGGCTCGCCGCCCAGACCGACGTCGCGTTCCGCCTCGTCCTCAGCGACCAGTCCGCGGGCCAGGACGCCGCCACCGCGCCGGCGGTCGCCGCCATGCTGCGCGTCCTGGAGGCTCAGGGCCGCCCCGTCACGCTCCTCGCGCACCCGGAACGGCGCGGCTTGGCAGAGCACCGGCAGCACCTGCTCGACCACGCCACCGCACCCGCGGTGCTGTACCTCGACGACGACGTCTGGCTCGAACCGGGCTCGGTCCGCCGGATGCTCGACGCGCTCCGCTCCCTGGGCTGCGGGTTCGTCGGCAGTGCCGTGCAGGGGCTGTCCTACCTGGACGACCGACGGCCGCACGAGACGGCCGTGTACGAGCCGTGGGACGGCCCCGTCGTCCCCGAGGTCGTCCGTCGCGGCACCCCGGCGTTCGACCGTCTCTCGCTGCACAACGCCGCGAACCCGACGCACGTCGCCGCGGACCTCGACGTGGAGCCCGGCGGCTGGGTGCCCTACCGGGTCGCCTGGGTCGGGGCCTGCGTCCTCTACGACCGCGCGGCGCTCGAGGCCGTCGGCGGGTTCGGCTTCTGGCCCGTGCTGCCCACCGAGCACGCCGGCGAGGACGTCGTCGCCCAGTGGCGGGTCATGGAGCGCTTCGGCGGCGCCGGGATCCTGCCGTCCGGGGCCGTGCACCTCGAGAGCCCGACGACGGTCACGGACCGACGCGTCGACGCTCCCGACGTGCTGTTCCCCGAGCACGCCGACGCCACCCACTGA
- a CDS encoding SDR family oxidoreductase, translating into MPVPTTPIGRVLVTGGASGLGAAVVAAVTEAGGTPIVLDLRVDAVPEGVDAVAVDVTDTEATERAVREAVERHGGLDAVVTAAGIDKPAPIGSISSGDWERIVGVNLLGTAAVVRAALPALEATHGRVVTISSSLALRGVGDGTAYSASKFGVRGFSQALAAESAGRIGVTNIIPAGMRTAFFEGRTEQYKPGPDAQLIEPEYVANSILFALSQPAGCEIRELSIMPATEPSWP; encoded by the coding sequence ATGCCCGTCCCCACCACCCCCATCGGTCGCGTCCTCGTCACCGGCGGCGCCTCGGGTCTCGGCGCGGCGGTCGTCGCCGCCGTCACCGAGGCCGGCGGCACCCCGATCGTGCTCGACCTGCGGGTCGACGCGGTGCCCGAGGGCGTCGACGCCGTCGCGGTCGACGTCACCGACACCGAGGCCACCGAGCGCGCCGTCCGCGAGGCCGTCGAGCGCCACGGCGGGCTCGACGCGGTCGTCACCGCCGCCGGGATCGACAAGCCCGCGCCGATCGGGAGCATCTCGTCCGGCGACTGGGAGCGGATCGTCGGCGTGAACCTGCTCGGCACCGCGGCCGTCGTGCGCGCGGCGCTCCCGGCGCTCGAGGCCACGCACGGCCGGGTCGTGACGATCTCGTCGTCGCTCGCGCTCCGCGGCGTCGGCGACGGCACCGCCTACTCGGCGTCGAAGTTCGGCGTCCGCGGGTTCTCGCAGGCGCTGGCCGCCGAGTCCGCCGGACGCATCGGCGTGACGAACATCATCCCGGCGGGCATGCGCACCGCGTTCTTCGAGGGCCGGACGGAGCAGTACAAGCCGGGTCCGGACGCGCAGCTGATCGAGCCGGAGTACGTCGCGAACTCGATCCTGTTCGCGCTGTCGCAGCCGGCCGGGTGCGAGATCCGCGAGCTGTCGATCATGCCCGCGACCGAGCCCAGCTGGCCGTAG